A single window of Achromobacter xylosoxidans DNA harbors:
- a CDS encoding FecR family protein, with translation MTLTGLPGRRRGEASAHDRDAREWLLMLTSGAATEADAQAFRAWLRQDARHEAAFAEQKRLWQALGPAVREEAKAWAAPRRPSPSGRRAFLGGAVAASVAYLAWRPPLGLWPGLGEFGADYRTATGEQRRVALGEALELELNTQTRINVRSAPDAGAVIELEAGEAEVRVGRPLNARGEAAAPATQVVAGAGRITAREARFNLRYLDGEASLCCLSGSLRLAHARGAYDVAAGQELRYDGQRVMPPVAADTEAVTAWRRGWLVFDRVPLADVVEELNRYRRGRLVLLNSRLGRRRVQARFALAQVADAEQLIRDAYGAEVTRLPGGVVLLS, from the coding sequence ATGACGCTGACGGGGCTGCCAGGAAGGCGCAGGGGCGAGGCGTCGGCGCATGACCGCGATGCGCGCGAATGGTTGTTGATGCTGACTTCGGGCGCCGCAACCGAGGCCGATGCGCAGGCATTCCGCGCCTGGCTGCGCCAGGACGCGCGCCACGAGGCCGCGTTCGCCGAACAGAAGCGCCTGTGGCAGGCGCTGGGACCGGCGGTGCGCGAAGAGGCGAAGGCATGGGCCGCGCCGCGTCGTCCGTCGCCGTCGGGCCGGCGCGCCTTCCTGGGGGGCGCGGTGGCGGCGTCGGTCGCGTATCTGGCCTGGCGTCCTCCGCTGGGACTGTGGCCCGGCCTGGGAGAATTCGGCGCCGATTACCGCACCGCCACCGGCGAGCAGCGGCGGGTGGCGCTGGGCGAGGCGCTGGAACTGGAGCTCAATACTCAGACGCGCATCAACGTGCGCTCGGCGCCCGACGCCGGCGCGGTGATCGAACTGGAGGCGGGCGAGGCCGAAGTCCGCGTTGGCCGGCCGCTGAATGCGCGTGGCGAAGCGGCGGCGCCGGCGACACAGGTGGTGGCCGGCGCCGGCCGCATCACCGCGCGCGAGGCGCGGTTCAACCTGCGCTATCTCGACGGCGAAGCCAGCTTGTGCTGCCTGTCCGGCAGTTTGCGGCTGGCGCACGCGCGGGGGGCGTATGACGTGGCCGCCGGGCAGGAGCTGCGCTACGACGGCCAGCGGGTGATGCCGCCGGTGGCGGCGGATACCGAGGCCGTAACGGCCTGGCGCCGCGGCTGGCTGGTGTTCGATCGGGTGCCGCTGGCGGACGTGGTGGAGGAACTGAACCGCTATCGTCGCGGCCGCCTGGTGCTGCTCAACAGCCGGCTGGGCCGGCGCCGGGTGCAGGCGCGCTTCGCGCTGGCGCAGGTGGCGGACGCCGAGCAGTTGATTCGTGACGCCTACGGCGCCGAGGTGACTCGATTGCCCGGAGGCGTGGTGTTGCTGTCCTGA
- a CDS encoding RNA polymerase sigma factor, which produces MRDDRSPGSLRALFLERYNDFRSQLRRRLGSDDLAHDAMQEAFLKVNDLPASSSIQQPAAYLFRVALNIAEDQRRRDSRLLTGVEISELIGGTDEAADPARIAQGRSQIDAFRRALRQLPERTQQMLLAARVHDVPHAEIARRYGVSERIVSKELKRALVHCGKVLQAQEEPARRAGEEDET; this is translated from the coding sequence ATGCGGGATGACAGGTCGCCGGGCTCGCTGCGCGCGCTGTTCCTGGAGCGCTACAACGATTTCCGCAGCCAGCTCAGGCGCCGACTGGGGTCCGATGACCTGGCCCATGACGCGATGCAGGAAGCCTTCCTGAAAGTGAACGACCTGCCGGCGAGTTCGTCGATCCAGCAGCCGGCGGCCTATCTGTTCCGGGTGGCGCTGAACATCGCCGAGGACCAGCGCCGCCGTGATTCACGTCTATTGACGGGGGTGGAGATCAGCGAGCTGATCGGCGGCACGGACGAAGCCGCCGATCCGGCACGCATCGCGCAAGGCCGCAGCCAGATCGACGCGTTCCGTCGCGCCTTGCGCCAGTTGCCCGAGCGCACCCAGCAGATGCTGTTGGCTGCCCGGGTGCACGACGTGCCGCATGCGGAGATCGCCAGGCGCTATGGCGTGTCGGAACGCATCGTATCCAAGGAGCTCAAGCGCGCATTGGTCCATTGCGGCAAGGTGCTGCAAGCGCAGGAGGAGCCAGCGCGACGCGCCGGCGAGGAAGACGAAACATGA
- a CDS encoding STN domain-containing protein → MTFACPPGGGWMGRACLALGMWALAGAGSAGAPPREMAFAIAAQPLDQALAEYSLASGRTVLVDTALTAGRHAPAVIGTYTPGDALRRLLAGAPLAIRYASTHSFTLVAAPHTAPAVRAASAARLRDTPYAAALQGALKQALCRGSGAEPGRYRALVKLWFDKAWRVDRVDWVSDTGSAPLNRRLETALRGVTAGPLPAGMRQPVTILLRAGGADDCAAPRGAGHAG, encoded by the coding sequence ATGACCTTTGCCTGTCCGCCGGGCGGGGGCTGGATGGGACGCGCCTGCCTGGCGTTGGGGATGTGGGCGCTGGCCGGCGCGGGCAGCGCCGGGGCGCCGCCGCGCGAGATGGCATTCGCCATTGCCGCGCAGCCGCTGGACCAGGCGCTGGCGGAGTACAGCCTGGCCAGCGGCCGCACGGTGCTGGTCGACACCGCCTTGACCGCCGGCCGACACGCGCCCGCGGTGATAGGCACCTATACCCCCGGGGATGCCCTGCGCAGGCTGCTGGCGGGGGCGCCGTTGGCGATCCGCTATGCCAGCACGCATTCGTTCACGCTGGTGGCCGCGCCGCACACGGCGCCGGCGGTGCGCGCGGCCAGCGCGGCGCGGTTGCGAGACACGCCCTACGCGGCTGCGCTGCAAGGCGCGCTCAAACAGGCGCTGTGCAGGGGCTCGGGGGCCGAGCCGGGCCGCTATCGCGCCCTCGTCAAGCTCTGGTTCGACAAGGCCTGGCGCGTTGACAGGGTGGATTGGGTATCGGACACGGGATCGGCGCCATTGAATCGCCGGCTGGAGACCGCGCTGCGCGGGGTGACGGCCGGGCCATTGCCCGCCGGCATGCGGCAGCCGGTGACGATATTGCTGCGGGCCGGTGGCGCTGACGACTGCGCCGCGCCGCGAGGGGCGGGCCATGCGGGATGA
- a CDS encoding cupin domain-containing protein translates to MKHDQSRLVRIDAGPMKNPVPGKPKRPLSGDAAFRTVTAFEGNGGRAEAGVWESTAGSFQSNTTGYIEFGYIVEGAARLVEPDGTVHELTVGEAFVMPEGYTGRWEVDTFVKKIYFISRTA, encoded by the coding sequence GTGAAGCATGATCAATCGCGGCTGGTCCGCATCGACGCCGGCCCCATGAAGAATCCGGTGCCCGGCAAGCCCAAGCGTCCCCTCTCGGGCGACGCGGCGTTCCGCACCGTGACCGCGTTCGAAGGCAACGGCGGCCGCGCCGAGGCCGGCGTGTGGGAGAGCACGGCCGGCAGTTTCCAGTCCAACACCACCGGCTATATCGAATTCGGCTACATCGTCGAAGGCGCGGCGCGCCTGGTCGAACCGGATGGCACCGTGCACGAACTGACCGTGGGCGAGGCCTTCGTGATGCCGGAGGGCTATACCGGCCGCTGGGAAGTCGATACCTTCGTCAAGAAAATCTATTTCATCAGCCGCACGGCCTGA
- a CDS encoding helix-turn-helix domain-containing protein: MIDLPHRLRALRRQQSLSLEQLGERTGLTKSYLSKLERGLSEPSISTVLRLAEAYGVGVSQLVGGDGAAQDEVVSLVRVADREALQRRDLGTEYHYESLAGRRKVKAMEPFIVHPPREFPDAAAVFPHPGEEFLLVLKGAIEVQVGERAFRLDAGDSLYFDSELPHRMRTVSRGAAEVLVVAAH; encoded by the coding sequence ATGATCGACTTGCCTCACCGCCTGCGCGCGCTGCGCCGCCAACAATCCCTGTCCCTGGAACAGCTGGGCGAGCGCACGGGCCTGACCAAGAGCTATCTGTCCAAGCTGGAGCGGGGCCTGAGCGAGCCCTCGATCTCCACCGTGCTGCGGTTGGCCGAAGCCTATGGCGTGGGCGTGTCGCAATTGGTGGGTGGCGATGGCGCGGCGCAAGACGAGGTCGTCAGCCTGGTGCGGGTGGCCGATCGCGAAGCGCTGCAGCGGCGCGACCTGGGCACTGAATACCATTACGAATCGCTCGCCGGGCGCCGCAAGGTCAAGGCCATGGAACCCTTCATCGTGCACCCGCCGCGCGAGTTTCCCGACGCGGCCGCGGTGTTTCCGCACCCCGGCGAGGAATTCCTGCTGGTGCTCAAGGGCGCCATCGAGGTCCAGGTCGGCGAACGCGCGTTCCGGCTGGATGCCGGCGATTCGCTCTATTTCGATTCCGAACTGCCGCATCGCATGCGCACGGTCAGCCGCGGCGCGGCCGAGGTGCTGGTGGTGGCGGCGCATTGA
- a CDS encoding aldolase, whose translation MADTMHLGKEELIARAKAEMQRQFDTPDWTLRERLALTCRILFDGGHDSGLAGQITARAPEPNRYYTQRLGLGFDEITAGNLLLVDEDLRVQEGGGMPNPANRFHSWIYRARPDVNCIIHTHPLHAASLSMLEVPLEVSHMDNCPLYGDVAFLKDWPGVPVGNEEGEIISAALGDKRAILLSHHGMLVAAGSVEEACVLALQFERAARMQLLAMAAGTIQPIPPALGREAHDWILTPKRSQVGFSYYARRALRQHPDVLGA comes from the coding sequence ATGGCCGATACGATGCATTTGGGCAAGGAAGAACTGATCGCGCGGGCCAAGGCCGAGATGCAGCGCCAGTTCGACACGCCCGACTGGACGCTGCGCGAGCGCCTGGCGCTGACCTGCCGCATCCTGTTCGACGGCGGGCACGATTCGGGCCTGGCCGGCCAGATCACGGCGCGCGCGCCGGAACCGAACCGCTACTACACCCAGCGGCTGGGCCTGGGCTTCGACGAAATCACAGCCGGCAACCTGCTGCTGGTGGACGAGGACCTGCGGGTGCAGGAAGGCGGCGGCATGCCCAACCCGGCCAACCGTTTTCATTCCTGGATCTACCGGGCGCGGCCGGACGTCAACTGCATCATCCACACGCACCCGCTGCACGCGGCCTCGCTGTCGATGCTGGAGGTGCCGCTGGAGGTCTCGCACATGGACAACTGCCCGCTGTATGGCGACGTGGCGTTCCTGAAGGACTGGCCGGGCGTGCCGGTGGGCAACGAGGAAGGCGAGATCATCTCGGCGGCGCTGGGCGACAAGCGCGCCATCCTGCTGTCGCACCACGGCATGCTGGTGGCCGCGGGCTCGGTGGAAGAGGCCTGCGTGCTGGCGCTGCAGTTCGAGCGCGCCGCGCGCATGCAGCTGCTGGCGATGGCGGCCGGCACGATCCAGCCGATTCCGCCGGCGCTGGGGCGCGAGGCGCACGACTGGATCCTGACGCCCAAGCGCTCGCAGGTGGGTTTTTCGTACTACGCGCGGCGGGCGTTGCGCCAGCACCCGGACGTGCTGGGCGCGTAG
- a CDS encoding glutathione S-transferase family protein, with protein sequence MTTHPLAGQPLELADTLRSGNAWKIRLACGYMGLALTRRTFDIVQGDLETEAFGRINPWRQVPALRTPEGVWLAESQAILWYLGRGTPWLPEGRLAQAQVASWLSFEQTQHMHAFAQPRLLIHLRGTARVDDPAMVEWRRAGMRAAAWMEDHLAGRAFLVGEAPTIADIALYPYTSMAEQGGYDLSAFPHINAWLARMRALPGFTPLLETA encoded by the coding sequence ATGACCACGCATCCCTTGGCGGGACAGCCGCTGGAACTGGCCGATACGCTGCGTTCGGGCAATGCCTGGAAGATCCGGCTGGCCTGCGGTTACATGGGGTTGGCGCTGACGCGCCGCACCTTCGATATCGTGCAGGGCGACCTGGAGACCGAGGCCTTCGGCCGCATCAATCCGTGGCGCCAGGTGCCCGCGCTGCGCACGCCCGAAGGCGTGTGGCTGGCGGAGTCGCAGGCGATCCTGTGGTATCTGGGCCGGGGCACGCCGTGGCTGCCCGAGGGGCGGCTGGCGCAGGCGCAGGTGGCCAGCTGGCTGAGCTTCGAGCAGACCCAGCACATGCACGCCTTCGCGCAGCCGCGGCTGTTGATCCACCTGCGCGGCACGGCGCGGGTGGATGACCCGGCGATGGTCGAGTGGCGCCGCGCCGGCATGCGCGCGGCGGCGTGGATGGAGGACCATCTGGCGGGCCGCGCCTTCCTGGTAGGCGAGGCGCCGACCATTGCCGACATCGCGCTGTATCCCTACACCAGCATGGCGGAGCAGGGCGGCTACGACCTGTCCGCCTTTCCCCACATCAACGCCTGGCTGGCGCGCATGCGCGCGCTGCCGGGTTTTACGCCGTTGTTGGAAACGGCATAG
- a CDS encoding Bug family tripartite tricarboxylate transporter substrate binding protein, producing MKRMIMAAALAVAAGAGSGAQAAFPDHPIRLVVPFGAGGITDIVARQVGKGMGDALGQSVVVENRPGAGGVIAAQVAATAPADGYTIFMGTVGTQVVNPLIYAKLSYDADKFAPVGLVSGSPYLLAVRGDLPAANFADFVTYAKAHPAKLNFGSAGTASSPHLGLELLKLTAGVDIVHVPFKSGSEAVNAAIGGQVDVVMDASPVIMPHVASGKLRALAVAADQRLPSAPQVPAAGEAGDAGLQISSWNAFFAPAGTPPAVLEKLNAALRQTLASPELKTRLAAQGTQLYTGAPDEYQRFIAAEKKKWAEIVKRADIRMD from the coding sequence ATGAAGCGCATGATCATGGCCGCCGCGCTGGCGGTGGCCGCAGGGGCGGGTAGCGGCGCGCAGGCCGCGTTTCCGGATCATCCGATCCGGCTGGTGGTGCCGTTCGGCGCCGGCGGCATCACCGATATCGTGGCGCGCCAGGTGGGCAAGGGCATGGGCGATGCGCTCGGCCAGAGCGTGGTGGTGGAGAACCGGCCCGGCGCGGGCGGCGTGATCGCGGCGCAGGTGGCGGCGACGGCGCCGGCCGACGGGTATACGATCTTCATGGGCACGGTGGGCACGCAGGTGGTGAATCCGCTGATCTACGCCAAGCTCAGCTACGACGCCGACAAGTTCGCGCCGGTCGGACTGGTGTCCGGCTCGCCCTATCTGCTGGCGGTGCGCGGCGACCTGCCGGCGGCGAACTTCGCCGACTTCGTGACGTACGCCAAGGCGCACCCGGCCAAGCTGAATTTCGGTTCGGCGGGCACGGCCAGTTCGCCGCATCTGGGGCTGGAACTGCTGAAGCTGACGGCGGGCGTGGATATCGTGCACGTGCCGTTCAAGAGCGGCAGCGAAGCGGTCAACGCGGCCATCGGCGGGCAGGTGGACGTGGTGATGGATGCCAGTCCGGTGATCATGCCGCACGTGGCGTCGGGCAAGCTGCGCGCGCTGGCGGTGGCGGCGGACCAGCGCCTGCCGTCGGCGCCGCAGGTGCCGGCCGCGGGCGAGGCTGGCGACGCGGGGCTGCAGATCAGCTCGTGGAATGCGTTCTTCGCGCCGGCCGGCACGCCGCCGGCGGTGCTGGAGAAACTCAACGCGGCGCTGCGCCAGACGCTGGCCTCGCCTGAATTGAAGACGCGGCTGGCGGCGCAGGGCACGCAGCTGTACACCGGCGCGCCGGACGAATACCAGCGTTTCATCGCGGCCGAAAAGAAGAAATGGGCCGAGATCGTCAAGCGCGCCGATATCAGGATGGATTGA
- a CDS encoding AAA family ATPase, which yields MERPILYVLAGVNGAGKSSVGGHILTQAGMAWFNPDTFARELVQRLGRSQEQANAEAWAEGVRRLDAAVAAGGSFAFETTLGGQTIVEKLIAAASTHDVLVWYCGLRDAEHHIARVQARVARGGHDIPEERIRERCKTSCRNLLKLMPHLVSLRIYDNSVDVEPGEAVPEPALVLYVDEGQVHYPTSLAQMRDTPDWAKPLVEASLSASEQCSLRSV from the coding sequence ATGGAACGCCCGATTCTGTACGTGCTGGCGGGAGTGAATGGCGCCGGCAAAAGCTCAGTGGGCGGCCATATCCTGACTCAGGCCGGCATGGCCTGGTTCAACCCTGACACTTTCGCTCGTGAGCTTGTACAGCGCTTGGGCCGATCCCAGGAACAGGCCAATGCCGAGGCCTGGGCGGAAGGGGTGCGGCGGCTGGACGCGGCAGTGGCGGCGGGCGGGTCGTTCGCCTTCGAAACCACCCTGGGCGGCCAGACCATCGTGGAAAAGCTCATCGCCGCGGCGTCGACACACGATGTGCTGGTCTGGTACTGCGGCCTGCGCGACGCCGAGCACCATATCGCGCGAGTGCAGGCCCGGGTGGCGCGCGGCGGCCACGACATCCCCGAAGAACGCATCCGCGAACGCTGCAAGACGTCCTGCCGCAATCTGCTGAAATTGATGCCGCACCTGGTCAGCTTGCGGATCTACGACAACAGCGTGGACGTAGAGCCTGGCGAGGCCGTGCCTGAGCCGGCTCTGGTCCTCTACGTGGACGAGGGCCAGGTGCACTATCCCACTTCGCTTGCGCAGATGCGGGACACGCCTGATTGGGCGAAGCCGCTCGTTGAGGCCTCGTTGTCGGCCAGCGAGCAGTGCAGCCTGCGCTCGGTATAA
- a CDS encoding DUF2332 domain-containing protein, producing the protein MDRIADRYLRFAKIEAAGRSPLYEQWAFHVAKSFSALTFLRGLPSDKQQPNLLFAALRHTAGLPRSPAEFDAALARHGAEIRALMLARSTQTNEPGRCAVLMPAIATIPGKIALIEVGASAGLCLLMEKYGYDWGVQRLTPDVGVSDYPVLSCAVTGTPPLPRRYPDIVWRAGLDLSPIDVRLDADLKWLETLVWPEDEHRLARLRSALRICRREPPRIIRGDLLRDLASVVAQAPADATVVVYHSAVLNYVTDQAQRNEFARAMLASRCIWISNESPLVFPQFLPDTAQQPPGMFLLCVAGTPLAWTDPHGATLQWL; encoded by the coding sequence ATGGATCGAATAGCCGACCGCTATCTGAGGTTTGCCAAAATCGAAGCTGCTGGGCGATCGCCGTTGTACGAACAATGGGCATTCCATGTGGCGAAGTCGTTTTCCGCATTGACATTTCTCCGCGGATTGCCTTCCGATAAGCAGCAGCCCAACCTGCTGTTCGCGGCGCTGCGGCATACGGCGGGCTTGCCTCGATCACCTGCGGAATTCGATGCGGCGCTGGCGCGCCATGGCGCTGAAATTCGCGCGCTCATGCTGGCCCGCTCCACCCAGACCAACGAACCCGGGCGCTGCGCGGTACTGATGCCCGCCATCGCCACGATCCCGGGCAAGATTGCGTTGATCGAGGTGGGCGCCTCGGCGGGACTATGCCTGCTGATGGAAAAGTATGGCTACGACTGGGGCGTGCAGCGCCTGACACCGGACGTGGGCGTTTCGGACTACCCCGTCCTGTCCTGCGCGGTCACCGGCACGCCACCGCTGCCCCGCAGGTATCCAGACATTGTGTGGCGGGCGGGGCTGGACTTAAGCCCGATCGATGTCCGCCTCGACGCAGATTTGAAATGGCTCGAAACCCTTGTCTGGCCCGAGGACGAGCATCGGCTCGCACGGCTTCGGTCAGCGCTGCGCATCTGTCGGCGCGAACCGCCCCGGATCATCAGAGGCGATCTGCTGCGCGACCTTGCCTCTGTGGTCGCGCAAGCGCCAGCAGATGCCACCGTCGTGGTGTATCACTCAGCCGTCCTCAACTATGTGACCGATCAGGCGCAGCGCAATGAATTCGCGCGGGCAATGCTGGCGTCACGCTGCATTTGGATCAGCAACGAAAGCCCGCTGGTCTTCCCTCAATTCCTGCCCGACACGGCGCAACAGCCCCCGGGCATGTTCTTGCTATGCGTTGCCGGAACCCCCCTCGCCTGGACCGATCCGCATGGCGCCACATTGCAATGGCTGTGA
- a CDS encoding tripartite tricarboxylate transporter substrate binding protein, producing the protein MKNQWIRARGAKGLAAALAALTAMAMPLLARAAFPERPLRIVVPFTPGGGTDIIARQLAKGLTDALGQSVIVENRPGGSTIIGTENVAKSPADGYSLLMATFAHAVNPAIHKKLPYDTDKAFAPVALIGKSPNVLVVSPKSRFKSVQDILAYARAHPGKLTFGSYGNGTSAHLAGEMFKSLGKVDILHVPYKGAGPGINDLMGGQIDMIFSTSASVSGQIKNGQLRALAVTTKDRSPSYPGVPTVAESGVPGYFVDSWYGVFVPEGTPKDVIDRLNGAIKTVSANADFQAALQLEGLVAEVGTPQALGSYVKDEEERWTTIVQQAGIRDMP; encoded by the coding sequence ATGAAGAACCAATGGATCCGGGCGCGCGGCGCCAAGGGGCTTGCCGCCGCGTTGGCGGCGCTGACTGCGATGGCGATGCCCTTGCTGGCGCGGGCCGCCTTTCCGGAGCGGCCGCTGCGCATCGTCGTGCCGTTCACGCCGGGCGGCGGCACCGATATCATCGCGCGCCAGTTGGCCAAGGGCCTGACCGATGCGCTGGGCCAATCCGTCATTGTCGAGAACCGGCCGGGCGGCAGCACGATCATAGGCACCGAGAACGTGGCCAAAAGCCCGGCGGACGGCTATAGCCTGTTGATGGCGACCTTCGCGCATGCCGTGAATCCCGCCATCCACAAGAAGCTGCCCTATGACACCGACAAGGCGTTCGCGCCGGTCGCGCTGATCGGCAAGTCGCCCAACGTGCTGGTGGTGTCGCCGAAGTCCAGGTTCAAGAGCGTGCAGGACATCCTGGCGTATGCCCGCGCCCATCCCGGCAAGCTGACCTTCGGGTCCTATGGCAACGGCACGTCCGCGCACCTGGCCGGGGAAATGTTCAAGAGCCTGGGCAAGGTGGATATCCTGCATGTGCCCTACAAGGGCGCGGGACCGGGCATCAACGACTTGATGGGCGGGCAGATCGATATGATCTTCTCGACCTCGGCCAGTGTCAGCGGCCAGATCAAGAACGGCCAGTTGCGCGCGCTGGCGGTGACGACCAAGGATCGCTCGCCATCCTATCCGGGCGTGCCGACGGTGGCGGAGTCGGGGGTGCCGGGGTATTTCGTCGACAGCTGGTATGGCGTGTTCGTGCCCGAGGGGACGCCCAAGGACGTCATCGATCGCTTGAATGGCGCCATCAAGACGGTGTCGGCAAATGCGGATTTCCAGGCGGCGCTGCAATTGGAGGGGCTGGTTGCCGAGGTGGGGACGCCGCAGGCGCTGGGCAGTTATGTCAAGGACGAAGAGGAGCGCTGGACCACGATCGTTCAGCAGGCGGGGATCCGCGACATGCCTTAG